The Cucumis melo cultivar AY chromosome 5, USDA_Cmelo_AY_1.0, whole genome shotgun sequence genome has a segment encoding these proteins:
- the LOC103491222 gene encoding guanine nucleotide-binding protein subunit gamma 2-like, translating into MSQSASPITRRVQSSSSSSIDTRGKHRIQAEVKRLEQEARFLEEELEQLDKLDKASTKCKEMLSNVETRPDPLLPLTHGPINPLWDRWFEGPQDSKGCRCWIL; encoded by the exons ATGTCCCAATCGGCTAGCCCAATTACCCGACGGGTtcagtcttcttcttcttcttcgattGATACCAGAGGAAAACATCGGATTCAAGCTGAAGTGAAGCGGCTCGAGCAAGAAGCAAGGTTTCTGGAg GAAGAACTGGAACAGTTAGATAAACTGGACAAGGCATCGACAAAATGTAAAGA AATGCTGAGCAATGTGGAGACAAGACCAGACCCTCTTCTCCCACT AACCCACGGCCCCATAAATCCGCTATGGGATCGATGGTTTGAAGGTCCGCAAGATTCTAAAGGTTGCAGATGCTGGATATTGTGA